The Pagrus major chromosome 5, Pma_NU_1.0 genomic sequence ATGTCGTTACCTGGCGGTGTTATCCCACTCTTTGAGAGGGGAAGGAATGGCTTCACTCACACTGAGTAGAGCCGCAGCTAAACACACAGAGTAGGCAGCACTCGACCCGAGTCCTGCTCCAGTCGGCAGCTCCGACCACACAGACACCTTCAGGCTGGGCAGCTCACTGAGAAGATaccaataaacacaaaaactgagTCTCTGTctgtatataaacacatatatactgtatttatgaCTCTCATTGCTGTTATCAAGAGATGGCTGCAGATAGCTAATGACTGTTACAGTAATCTATGTGCGTTATTGTCTGGAATActatttttttacaaaaaaacaaacaaaacaaaaacatcctgTATTAATTGATGTATCATATCTGCTTTTTACTATCACATTAACTGGTGCAGATACACTGTATACATAAGAAGAGGAGGCTTAAAGGAGTGGATAATAAACAGTAATCCATACATTTCTATAAGCAACAGCAGCTTGCTGACATTGCTGTCAATGTCTGTCAGGGAAGCTGCTTTTGGGCAGACAGGAGAACACTCTAAACTAATTGTCCGGCTCTTCTCTCGAGGGAAATACACATCCAGACTTGTTAAAGGCTGCAGCGTGGCCCAGTGCCAGACTCTCATTAGCGGCCATCCTGTCAGAACCCATCACCTCTCTCCGACACGGCAGCACCGTGTCAGCGCAGATTAAACCTCCCGACAACCTGCGGCTCTAATGTTCCTGAGCATCTTCCCTGTTCACAGCTGCCGGAGTCGCTAAAACTAACATCCGacctctctgtccgtctctctttGCTATCTTCATTTCAAGGTGTGGGGATTTTTTTATGGCCTACAAATCTCTGGAAACATCTACATAAAGAGTGAGAACGTTTTTGGAACTAAAGCATTTCAGAAAGAGCTGGAATGACtaaagttttagttttagttttttgaaGAGTAAACACAATGGTGACAAATACTTGTGACCTTTATTATATTCtatgtgttttgtttacatttacgGCATTTAGTTGACAAGAGCTGCACAATTTAGTATAATTTTATTTCAACAAAACCATCTGAATGTGAGTATGTGCAGCGGGCGCAGTGATAAAGCATAACATGTAACATGCAAATTATCCCCAGCATGATACACTCCAGCACATCATGTAGCACTTTATAAATAACATAAAGCATATAGCAGGCTGCAGATTTCCTCCCAGTCAGAGGTGTTTTACTATTGCAGGTCAGGTCATAAACAGGCACAGGATGTAATAATTACAGCAATTTTAACAGCTGTGCCACCACCAGACGATTTTTACAGCTTTATATTTTGAATGTGTCTTCGATACACCAGTACCAGCTGCACTTTCCCACTCTCTTCTTTCCGACAGGGGAGATTTTTAAAGGTCtattttaaagaggaaaaagggaaatgtttctaaaaatgtgtcacagttAAAGTTAACGTTTGCTACAGActttctgctgttctctgctacTCGCAAAGACAGTTGCATCTCATTGTCATGTTATAactttgttatatttatcttttaatgaaaaatctaaaatgtcttGCCGTCGGTGTTAATTTTCCCCCATGGCATTGaatatcgatatttttcaaggtagtGTATCAGGGAACACTACCTCTTATcagataaaatacaattataaaTAGAAATGAGAGATCATTATGTCACACTTTCCTCCATAGGACATTAAATACCAACAGAAACACTattcatttcctgtctgtgaaACACCAAATGCTAGTTTTTCAAGattttgtaaatttttttttcccctttaactGAGACTTAACCATCAAACAAGTACATGGTGAGAActccctcccccttctctcccAGAGGCACACGGTGCTTGAGACGATCCTTGACAGAAGAATTAATACATCAAGTATTCAACAAAAATTTCTACACCTCACAGTCTTAGCTGTCACTGCTTGGTGCCCTTTATTTGACTGAAACTGCTGGTCTGAAACAAATGGCACTACAGCTCTGCAGCTGGGCCTGTTCTCTGGTTGTCAACTGTatcaaaaatatctgaaatGCATGATTTTTGAAGCTGTCTGAGCCAACTGGTTgtagaaataaaatgaagaaatgcTCAGAGGAAAAGTGAACTATCTTACCTTGATCTAAACAGTGAGAGGTAGATGTAGAGGAAGGCTAAGGTGGCCATGTTGCAAGTATCCAAGTTTCCATTGGATATATCCAGAAATTCACGGAGCCTCCTCAGGAGTTCAGCATCCAGACGTTTCGCCTCCTCCCTTTTACCTGTTAACATGAGCAACCATCAACATTgcaaaaataatatcacaacaacacacacttgGATCTGTAGTTGTATGAAAAAGATATAAAGATAGTGTGCATGACAAATACTGCAAAAGTGTAGTAATTCACTTATGTAGGGATATGCAAAATGTCTGAACACTGAACTGTCCCTGTGTGGTCTGGACCATGTGATGCATGACACAGGTGTAACAGCAGGAATCACAGTGCATGAAGATGCTGATGGTGGCCAGTGCTTCATCATCTCTTACCACACGAATAAGGAATCAGCTGCTTCAGTTCAGACAGGTCCCAACACAGGAATGTGTCAATATTTGGGAGGTTGATGCAAACTTTTCCATCAGTGCTGGCTTTCAAGCTTAAATATGTTCTCAGGTTCAAACTCACAGCGAGAGCCACCTGTAATGGAGCAGAGACACCAGGGTGAATACGCAGACTTCTGCAAGTTTTAACCCATTtagtgcacatgtgtgtgtgttttacatcaacttAAGTAAGCAGAGGAAAGCATACTATAGTTTATCGTCTGTtggatgtgtttttctactttcCAGGTAATTATTAGTTTCATCAGTCATCATTCTGACTGACTGATGCACTCAGCTTCATTTTAAACCTCAAACACAGTATCACCTGTGTCCTTCCACGTTACCTTTCCGTGCACAACTGCATGCTCCCCGTGGAGGATCGCCTTCCCTGGAGCAGACACGTAGATGTCCCTGACTTGCATTTCTGTAACAGTACAACAACTATGTGTCCAGGGGGGCAGCTCCTCAGCCTTCACCTTCAATTAGTCACTGACAGCTAGCTTAAACACCCTTTAGCGACTGTTAATCCTCCGAAGCAGCAACAGGAAGTCAACACGTCCGCCACACAGCTCTGCGTTTCTCATCAAGACTCGACGAAAATAAGAGCTTTAACATTTAAGCGTTCTTGCTCAAAGTACAAGAAGTTAGTCTGAGCACTTTCTCCACATCACGCTGTGGAAAAATCACGTTACAAACACAGAACGATGACCGAACATAGGATTGGCTCTCAGCGTCCAATCAGCGTCGTAGCTCCTCGAACACGTATTCTTCTGTCCAATCAGCGTCCCGCACTCTCCCTGAGTTGACCAATCGTGCGATGAAAACGAAACGCCCACAAACTACGGACACTACGGAGGGACAAAaaaccactactactactatcgTTCACCTTTAAGCTAGCTGCTAGCTTCTAGCTGTAACATGGCATCGTTTATTATCAAACCTGCTCACCTGCGCTGTGTTTTAAGGACAGGCAGGCTCATAAACGAGCACCGAACAAGGAACACATTGTGTTCAGTCAGAAGGTAGTTATACATCACCTTTCTTTGTCAAACTACAAAATGATTGGGTGTTGTTCAAGCTAGCCATGTAACTGTTTATGTAAGTGTCAGCTAGGTAGCTACTACAGAGAGATACAGTGTAAAGTAAAGGTAATTTAAGCACAGTGGCTAAACTCTTTGTTTGAATGTGACCAGTAACTGTAGCTTAAACTTTTAATAGcccaataaaacacaaaatacattattatagTGTTTACATGCCTTAATTGTCTTGTTATTCctccatttgttttctttttaccaaCAGTTATGCCACTGAAGGAGACAACAGGACCCCCAAAATATACACCAAAACTGGAGACAAAGGTTGGTTTTCAACTCTTCAAGCAGGAAAACAAGTTGTTCCTAACCGTCTGATGAAATTGTTCTCACAAAAGTTGACTCTGTTCTTCCTGAAGGTTTCTCGAGCACATTTACAGGAGAAAGGAGGCCGAAGGAAGATCATATTTTTGAAGCCTTGGGAAATACAGACGAGCTGTCATCAGCTATAGGGTAACATTTCTTCTGTTTACTTTGTAGCTTGTTCTGTTATCTGCTCCACCTGAAGTGACCTTGTTGAAATGTACATTACAGCTTGGCCAGAGAGTTTTGCGTCGACAAaggacacacattcacagatcAGCTGGACAAGGTTTGAGTTTcatgatgcatttattaacTTCATTCATTGCAGACATTTTGCACCAGCCTGATAGAAGATTCCTGtcattgtttttgcttttctcaTTGTAGATACAGTGCATTTTACAAGACGTGGGCTCCAATATTGCCACCCCTCGATCATCTGCGAGAGAAAGTCACACAAGTATGCATTTGCCAGCTAGTGTGATGCAGTAAAATATTGTGTCTTGTGTGCTTCAAGATCATTTGGgtttttgtctgttctgttttttagaGAGAACAAAATTTACTGCCACGCCGATCGCAGACCTGGAAATCTGGATTGATAAATTTACAGCAGAACTCCCTCCACTGACCAGCTTCATTTTACCTGTAAGCTCACATGTGCATCTGTCAGACACTGAGTCCAACTTGTTCCTGCTACACTAACACTAATGCATTGTGTGTCACAGTCTGGAGGGAAGAGCAGCGCAGCGCTGCACTTAGCTCGGACTGTGTGTCGGAGAGCAGAGCGCAGGTCAGTTGCAGCATGTTCATATGTTAAATTATTTCTCTTGCTCCTCTGACACAGTTGGTTCTGATGGATCTTTGTTCTTGTTAAAGTGTTGCTCCAATTGTGCGGTCAGGGGAGGCAGATCCAGATGTTGCAAAGTTTTTGAACAGGTCAGTCCTTTGCTTTTAAATGAATACGTGGTTCTTTTGTTATACGTCTGATAAACTTCCCAACATTTTCTTTCAGATTGAGCGACTACCTGTTCACCCTGGCAAGATATGCGGCCATGAAAGAAGGCAGCGAGGAGAAAATCTACAAAAGACCAGAATGACCAGATTCTCACGAGGAATAAGACAAGGGCCTAATTTGTTTTTTCGGGGAGGGTTGTTGGTGATCCATACATTTCATTTTGGATATTCAAACTGTAAATatcaataaaactgaaaaagatccaacattgttttcttatttattcaTCACATAATGTTTAATGCAGCCAATACATGCACATCCTGGTGATTTAAAGGTCTTTCACCACTGGATAGATGGCCCTTGCATACAACTGGGTTGTCTCTGcaggagaaagacaaatatttttgaaattggtgctacgtgaccagagaaaacagaaaaacgaCTATGCTATTCACATTTTCTCAAAAAgtagaaaacaaaaacctgaatgCACTACGGCTGCAACAGACCAATAAACACTCCTGATGGGTGACGTACTGCAGGCTGGTGCTGCTTGGTTTTGGCCTGGAGTCcgttttgaaacaggaaagagTATGGCATCCAATTCATAAACAATATCATATTACAGCTAATcagtacactgaaaacattttaggcgAGAAAAAGACAATGAACAGGATCAcggttcatatttgatcagctcTCACAGTTATGGTactgcagcagagaaacattAAGCCACCTTATCCTCAGTCATCACTCAGATTGATGAAATACTACGCACActgcgctctctctctttctctctgtcagatATGGCTGTACCCCAGTTCGGTTTTGTTCTCATCTATTTTTAATACACCAACAATACACTTCCACGTCAGATCTGTTCAGGACTGAGGGGCCACTCGGCTTTCTTCCAGCACCGCTCTGTTATCGCCCTCCCACACAGTCACAGGATCTGGCACCAGCCCTGGCTCTTCTGGGACAGGGCGCTGGCCCATGTCATTAGAGACAGATTGCGATCCTCATAGGGCGGATAGCGCAGATAGGTTACACACTCAAACCGTGTGCTTCTCAGCAGGCATGATTTCCTGTGAGAGAAGGTGTCGAAGCTGCGGCAGCCGTGGTAGGAACCCATTCCACTGGCACCTGACGAGAAAGTGATCAGACAGTTGATGTAGTTTGTATTATTCCACTTCTTCAGGCTACTATGTACTCTAATGCCACCGACTTACCAACTCCACCGAAGGGCAGAGCCACCATCAGACTCTGTACGACGCTGTCATTGGAGCAAAAGCTTCCACTAGAGGTCTCAGTCATTAGTCTTGAGATGACCTGTCAGAAAGGCCAGCACATGATCAGAACACACACCGGCTGCATCCAGCCTGTACTATGAATACAGAGTGTCTTTACTTTGATCCCTCATGTACCTTGCTGTTGCTGGaatatgcatacacacagaggGGCTTCTCTTGCTTATTAATATAGGCAATGGCCTCATCCACATTGTTTACTGTCAGAACAGGAAGAACTGGACCAAAAACATCCTGTTGCATGATGGGATCTTGCTCTGCTACCTCTGTCAAAATCGTTGGggcttcagagagaaaaaaataataatagaacAGCATTAAATCTGATGCACAAGACACAGCTGGCTTTGTTTCAGAGGATCCCACACAGAGGCCGCTTACCGATGTATTTCTCTGCTTCTATCACTTGTCCACCCACAGCCACCTTTCCAGATCTCCACAGCATGTCTCTGGTACGGTTGAAGAGCTCTAGATTGACCATGCGGCCATAGCTGCGGGACTCTCTGGGATCAGAACCGTAGAACTGCACCAGGCAGCACTTGAGGGCCTGCACCAGCCGTGCCTTGACATCCGTGTGGCACAGGATGTAGCCGGGAGCCGCCAAGCTCTGTCCAGCATTGTGAAAACGTGCCCAGGCGACACGCTGTGCGGTGGTGGCAATGTCACACTGTTGATCCACGTAACACGGGTTCTTGCCGCCCAAAATCAAGGTGACAGGTGTGAGTGTGCGAGCTGCAGCCTGAGCAATTCTGCTCCCCTCCTCTCCGTTCCCTACGGATCGACAGATGTCTTTAATGACTGAttcaataaatatcaaaatgctTTTATAGTAACTTTATCTTTACCTGCAAAGAAGACATGGTCAAATTTAAGTTCCACAACTTCTGGCAAGTCATTCGTGCCTGCAAGAATCACATGGAAGCATTCCTTGAGGAAAACAAGAACTTTTGGTCAGATCATTACATTTACACAGAGCACACCTGCAAAATCATATTTTGAGAGTCAAGTTTTGAGGCGGCCTTCGGTAACACAAGGTGAAGATTTCCATACTCCAGATCTGACCTGATATAACCTCTTTAAAGTCTCAGCTCACATTAAAACTGCTGATTGAAGTCTGAACGTAGCGTAAAAAGCACCGAATGTAGTCCTCTTGATTAGACTTACAAATGAGTCATTAGGCTTAATttagtggaataaaaaaaaaaatcttttccatCCTACATACTGAGCATTAGCTGAACCACTCAATATTTGAGCTATGAAGTCAGCCTTCATGAGActtcaaaaagaaaagttacTGCTGCAACCTGATTACTGAAAACGACCCAATCCATCCTCCCCGCTATGTAATCACTCACATTGTCCAAGTAGAACGGGATGAGGCGGTGGAGAAGTTCTGCTGTGTGAGCGGTGCACTCAGAGGGGCTGATTATTGCGCAGTTTCCTACACAAATTAATGAAACATCATTAGACACCTGGGTGAGGAAAAATAACATTAGAATTAAACTGATTAAATGAAATGCTCTTGAGTGCCTGCACCTGCAGCGATGGCCCCTACCAGCGGCACCAGACACATTTGGACGGGACTACACCAGGTCCCCACGATCAACACCACCCCCAGCGGCTCACTGACCACCAGACACTCGTCCAGCGAGGTGGACTGCaccaatcaagttaaacagaaCTCTCATGAGTGAAAGTTGACGTCAGTGCACAGGTTGACTCACAGAAAAAGACTTCATTCCTACAAGAAGGGCACAGCAACTTAGGTTTTAATCTGCTTTGGCGGCACAATACAATTCTTTGTAGCAGCCAGACGGAATGTTCTCTCCAAAAACTGTTGTTTAAGTCCTCATAATAATCCTAATAATATTATGAAGATGCTTATGAggatttacaaaacacaaaagtctCACCAGGTTTCTTTCCACGTGCTGTGGCTGCATCCACTTCTTGAGGTTGTTGACGGCATGAAGCGCCTCGTTCTTGACCAGAATCAGTTCTGACACAACTGTCTCAAAGCGTGGCTGGTTAAAGAAAATACCATAAAGATTTGTATTTGGACCATTGTGTCAGCTCAGAGGCAGTGTTGTAGAAAGTACCCAAatgtcatacttgagtaaaagtaaagatatccaGTTAAActattactttagtaaaagtgaaagtcacagttatgaacagtacttgagtaaaagtcttaaagtatatgatattaaatgtacttaagtatcaaaataTGCTACTTCTATGCTATGCCCTCCTCACCTTATGAAGATCCCTTCCGAGAGCATCCACAAAGTCACACTCGTGCTCCTCCAGCATCCGCACCGCAGCCTCCAGCTGAGCCAGTCTGAAGCCCTCCTTCAGCGTGCGTCCGGCCTGAAAGGCGACTCTGGCCCTTTTCAGCAGATCCACGCACTCCAGAGGGTACGTCTTCAGACACGGCTCCCCCAGCCTGGTCCTGAAACAGCAGTCACGTCACTAACTTTCACACCACAGGCCAAGAAAAACCAaagctcatcatcatcatcacgtaCCTTCTGCATGTTAACCGGCCGTTCCTCTGACAAGCGCTGCACGCCTTTACTTTTACACTCATGTTTATTCCACTCAAGTATTCTCAGACTGAATGGAGTTAGTGTGCAGCTGAGCCTATGCAAATTCCTCACTGGCAGCAGGGACGATGGGGAAAATCCTAACTACTCAAGCCAATCAGGTGATGCACAAACTAACAAAGCTGGAGTCTAATAGTCTTAagaccagtgatggaatgtcactaagtatatttacattttggaggcattttttactccacaacaCTTACTTATACTTGTACGTTTGATACTTCAACCTACTACAAGGACTTTAACTGAATATGAAACAGTCTaaatttaatactgatgtctCTCTATGACCTGCAcaagcaaacgagaccatcagcaagaattTAGTTTTTCTTAATGTCTGCCAACAGGGCGGCGTGCAGACTGagtctgtgtttacattttacaggGAAAGTTACAGTGAGTATGACGTTAGCAAGTAAAAAAGAAGCaggatatttatattttgtcgCTCCGACGGTGGAATCACTTctacttttgtccacaggggcctccaaaatcaacaaaatctCATAGCTCCTCATTGttgctttaagtacatttattgccagaaaattgcttttgatacttaaaggtgctatttgtaacGAAAGACGCTTTGGGATGGGGGCTGACCTGTTCTACATGCCAAAGCGACAGTTTTTAACGATTTAGGAAACCcagagcgtcattatttgactttcttgagactcaaaaatcaacttttcttgcaaatagcacctttaagtagTTTTAGTTAAGTACTACTTGTATGGGTgtcacttttactaaagtaatattttaacacacttttgggtacttttggGTACCAAGCATCATGTAGAGGTGAACAGAGGACCCTGGAGGTGTCTCATTCACTGTATTCACTTActtaaacacataaacactttaaaaatgactttgcACTGACTTTGGTTGCTTCCTTTACTGTACTGATTACCTCATCACTTAAAAATTGAATCTAAAGTCCCATTTCATAATAACTTGGAGCAAAGTAAGGATTTGTGGCACAGCTTCAGCTACTTCAAGGTGCATAGAGGAAGAAATCTCCAACAAAACTTGTTGAAGAACAACTTTATTACAGACCAACTTTCCTACAGGTGTTGCTTTCTTACCTCCGCAGCGCCTTGAACCATCGGGCTGGAGACGGGCTCGGCGGGCTGCTCATGTCCTGCAGGTGAACAGCTGAGACAGCTGCAGCTTGTGGTGGAAATCCTCCCAGCAGCAGCTTTCACCTCTCATCAACAGTCACAGTGCGGTCAACCGGCCACGGCGGAGAGAAAATGAGTCAGACGTGCGCATTTGCACCATAATCCTCCATGCACGTTATTCAGCAGCGCAGGAAAATGTGGTGCAATGACACATTCTCAGTCCTGCAGGCTGCTGTTAATGCTTTTAACGTGTTTGCTGTCAATAGAGCAACAATACACTTCAGTCCCTGCGGAGCTGCCTGCAGGCGGTCAGCCACACTCAGCAGGTGTTTGTAATAAACTCATTAATGAAATGTTAAGAACTgagtcagacacaaacactcctGTGCTGTAAACACTTTGATTTGTTGAATACTGATGATTTAAATAGGTAATATtatcatacttttatttgggggtcctagtagaataggtttacatgctttaattttcaaaaacacataattttcctcatatggtgcattgctgcagcatcccttttcacactgtgtcttgaacgctccgtttcagctacagagtgagacatctcgcctctgttcagtCTTTGGTGAGAGTAGGATCATGCCAAGCgaggtagtgtgatctaaaataactcCACAACTGCATTAGCAACTGTAtttctgctgactgactggagtgtatatattttataataaatatatacatatatatatatatttacataacgcctgttacatagtgatgcGCACAAGTTACAGACGTAAAGGCtcaactccaaaccaggcgtttcaggcagtgcaggagcagagttttctgtgggagagagtaaatCCCTTCggcgtggactttgggctttttcagtttgcagaccttttacataaTAAAGGAAtggcaaaaacccaaaaagcagaatatgacctctttaaagcaggggtgcccaaaccTTTTCCCCCTGGAGGgccaaaaaagaaatgtattgttGGCCCAGAGGCAGAAAGCAAACACCTATGATGCTGAACTGTTCAGATGCAAAATGGTTCAAGGATCCCAAGTTCACTTAATTGACTGAATTCTTGTGCAAAGTGTCCCTCTGAACTCCCTCTGTGCTCccattatgaaaaaaatatgaataattagggatcctacatatttaaatatatttttttaactgtcctttttttgctaaaaacatctggtgggccaCAGTTGGCCCAACAAAAGGTTCAGtttggcccaccagatgtttatagcaaaaaacaaaagttttaaaaaggCTCCACTTCAGACAGACGTgatttaaaggacaagttcaccaaaaaaattaaaaaaattctgtcattatctactcagccccatgccgatggaaagtcaggtgaaatttCATAGTTCACAAAAGATTTCTGGCGTAATCAAaatctctggaagccctgagatctcaaattgatATAAAAGCTGTTacttacaccctttttaaagctgaaatcttcactgtagctgctaagctaaaagcattagcacgCAGTCCATCCGCAGTGGGTGCACGGCCTCAACCACGCATCAAGAGTGTAGATatcgtcttttcaaatcagtttgtaaTCTCGGGGCTTCTGTAGACTTTGATTACTCCAGACGAGATGAATGGAGCcacgtttgttttttaaaacgttttttaaatgttcaaaacaaGTCACCATCTGctccagttgtttaggagaatctctgttttgctgtgaagctccataaatgttttgtgaaccATGAAACCTCATCCGGCTTTAATACCAGCATGGGGCTGAGCAGATAATGATGAAATCTTACATAGGAATCTCTCCTTCCACACTGTACAGCAGCCAGTTTCACAGACACTTCAAAAAGAGATTGGAAACTTTGACATGAAGGGTGGGAACACGTCCGgtatcatttttattattttttgtactAAAAGGGTGGATATTCAAAGTCAGCATCAACAGCCCACTGGTACATTTAAAGCCTACTCTTGACATCATTTTGAAACAGATGAGTGACCTCATCAGACGAGACAGACAAGCTTGTGAGGTATCTTTCATCCCTCCggcacacgaacacacactgcagcgtagtgtgtgtttgtgaatcaaTTCGCTGTTTTACGATTTTCTTGCTTGAAAAGATTGAAAAAGGAGGAGAACCGAAGCAAGGTCCTCCTGactgattaaatattttaatctcATTAGTAGACTGTATGTTACTTCAACACAACCAGTGTCATTtatctgtatttatatataatggttgcattttaattataatgacttatttgttgttttcacacagGTTAGTGGCCATAATATTACTAGCTAGAAACCTGGCATTGTCTTATCAACAAAAGTATCCACAGTCCTTCATGACAGAAaaattttttttgcatattaAAGAAGATGGTAAAGATTTAATAATTTTCCTTAAACCTTTCTAAAGTCGCAGTCCTCTTTCTGGTTCATGACGATGACGTCTCTCTTCCTTAACTTTAAGATGTAATTGAACCCTGTGTAAAGTAATATTTAGGCTTATAAGGTAACATTCACCCTCATGTCCCTTTTCCCCAACAGTCACGATAAAACAGCAGAGAGGTGTGCAACGTTTCCATCCGAGGGGACATCAAATCAAGCAGTCTCATATGGTCGACGAACCAGTCCATGACATCATGTTGAGAGGTTTTTAAAACCTCTAAATCTTTTCCACATGGCTTAAAATGTCCAGAGATCAGAGGGCATCAGAGTAAAACCCTCCtcggttgttgttgttgttgttgtagtggTAGtagagtgtttttttgttagttGGAGCAGAGAATAAGTCCAGGTACATAGCCCCCGTTTCTATGGCTTGTTTCCGATATACATGTTTATTGGTTACAGATTGACGTGTGAGAGCAAAGAGGGGGGTGGCATTAGATGAGGCACTCAGCATTATTCAAAGGTGTAGTGTGAAGTCTTAAGTTTTACTAGTATTATTACTGattaacttgactttttttttgttggagtGGAAGTCAAGCACAGGGCAGGTACAAATACATTTCCAGTTTTTCTTACTCAAAAGACAAATCAGCAAGGACATCTTTTCTACATCTAACAACAGCAggatcagttttttttttctgtcgtGTCAAGAAATTCTGCTGCGTCACCAGAACGGAGGTTAGATTTCCAAATGTAGTGTGATCAGGAAAACCAGAGGGCCGACACATCTCTCTCAGTCAACTGCAGTGTCTTTTACTGGGGAGAAATGGAGCAAGGTCAAAGTGATTTTCCTCGAAAAATGGGACATAATGTAATAAACACAGGATCACCGTTGTGAGCCACTCCTTCATGGGGGTTGAACACAAGAcattgatttgtcttccatttGTAAAAGATGCATTACGttcagcaaaacatttttaagactCATCCAATATCGGCTAAAAGTTGCTTGGATAATGGAGTCCAAGCTTGTAAGTAT encodes the following:
- the mmab gene encoding corrinoid adenosyltransferase MMAB, producing the protein MASFIIKPAHLRCVLRTGRLINEHRTRNTLCSVRSYATEGDNRTPKIYTKTGDKGFSSTFTGERRPKEDHIFEALGNTDELSSAIGLAREFCVDKGHTFTDQLDKIQCILQDVGSNIATPRSSARESHTKRTKFTATPIADLEIWIDKFTAELPPLTSFILPSGGKSSAALHLARTVCRRAERSVAPIVRSGEADPDVAKFLNRLSDYLFTLARYAAMKEGSEEKIYKRPE
- the aldh3b4 gene encoding aldehyde dehydrogenase family 3 member B1 translates to MSSPPSPSPARWFKALRRTRLGEPCLKTYPLECVDLLKRARVAFQAGRTLKEGFRLAQLEAAVRMLEEHECDFVDALGRDLHKPRFETVVSELILVKNEALHAVNNLKKWMQPQHVERNLSTSLDECLVVSEPLGVVLIVGTWCSPVQMCLVPLVGAIAAGNCAIISPSECTAHTAELLHRLIPFYLDNECFHVILAGTNDLPEVVELKFDHVFFAGNGEEGSRIAQAAARTLTPVTLILGGKNPCYVDQQCDIATTAQRVAWARFHNAGQSLAAPGYILCHTDVKARLVQALKCCLVQFYGSDPRESRSYGRMVNLELFNRTRDMLWRSGKVAVGGQVIEAEKYIAPTILTEVAEQDPIMQQDVFGPVLPVLTVNNVDEAIAYINKQEKPLCVYAYSSNSKVISRLMTETSSGSFCSNDSVVQSLMVALPFGGVGASGMGSYHGCRSFDTFSHRKSCLLRSTRFECVTYLRYPPYEDRNLSLMTWASALSQKSQGWCQIL